One Chryseobacterium sp. StRB126 genomic region harbors:
- a CDS encoding T9SS type B sorting domain-containing protein: MKKILSFLFIFYIFSSTFAQLDREHWFAPMVDRSGAPSPYQKLYLSTSRTTPFPVNIYNNNVLIGTVNISKNNPQKFDVLRNYIITTQQADLFTPTTKGLYLKAEFPFYANLRFSVFNHAEIITSKGIPSTGKSFFAASVPISVNNDILNFMTSILATEDNTTITITGYSPLVQFSNGTTGATNPIINITLNKGQSYILDGIGNSTGNFDGFIGAKITSNKPINVTNGNFNGQYAGNFPTSSDILMDQAVPVDRLGSEFALVKGNGSIGANMEGAVVIATQDNTQIYVNNELLPIATLNTGKYFVIPDTKYSLQGGGHYNLYIKTSKNAYVYQILAGDSNTVSEVATGGFNFIPALNCYLPKQINELGFINENFVHSNINPSGVLNIPTKLNLITEKGAIVTVNGGTPPASTGPYNMTGTNNWVTYGIPNITGTITIVSSKAITAGITAGSDAVGYGGFFAGFPTQPVILKSGGSCIPGIELTVDPIIYDTYQWYRNGIAISGANNSSITPTQSGYYTCSVTMGSCAPLVTEQFKVTNCTKLTATAYDVCSTQIITPTFSNSSQIPVPSTVAITTPPALGTAVINPTTGIITYTVNTPGTAGNDTFTYTFCGNDPDFPDCETVTVKINIKAIIPTNAVLFACDVNGKGTFDLTTASVTTNSPVTKTYYPTLADAQTENPAALITTPNVYSGTNGTIIYAVLKNTLGCKSIAQITLSLYNKATVPDNYNGTFCDDNFDGTVNILLSNITPIILNNPNYFTVRYYANLADANAGNTITLPNNWSYTTTTTIYIRVDSPDGCPPVIKPLKFSIGDKIKLASQSVTENVCDDDLDGIKTVNLVQFIPMFIVDPNVTFTFHGSLADAQNNTNPLAATVNITTPQTFYIRFEKNGSCPEVASIKISIKIPKTSALLVDQMICPKTTTTLNAGPGFDKYLWSTGATTPSITNVSAGGYWVELTSNGCTYKQSVNVTEYTIPTITSIEIDGTTVKIGVSGGTPPYEYSLDGVIWQTSNIFYDVPRGAHYVVVRDSKMCAEVKKEFAIINLINTITPNGDGLNETIDYSALMSHDNLVFRIFDRYGAELFRGTRENRYIWDGRVGGRYTPTATYWYFISWTEYGSSVSIKHSSWLLVRHR; encoded by the coding sequence ATTCTCCTCTACTTTTGCTCAATTAGACAGAGAACATTGGTTTGCTCCAATGGTAGACAGGTCTGGCGCCCCCTCTCCTTATCAGAAACTCTATTTGTCTACCAGCCGAACAACTCCGTTTCCGGTGAATATCTATAACAATAATGTTCTGATCGGAACAGTAAATATCAGTAAAAATAATCCGCAGAAATTTGATGTTTTAAGAAATTATATCATCACCACTCAACAGGCAGATCTATTTACTCCTACCACAAAAGGATTGTATCTGAAGGCAGAATTTCCATTTTATGCAAACTTAAGATTTTCAGTATTTAATCATGCAGAAATCATTACTTCTAAGGGAATTCCTTCAACGGGAAAAAGCTTCTTTGCAGCATCGGTTCCTATCAGTGTAAATAATGACATCCTGAATTTTATGACCAGTATTCTGGCCACAGAAGACAATACAACCATTACCATTACCGGCTACAGTCCACTTGTTCAGTTTTCAAACGGAACCACAGGAGCCACCAACCCCATCATAAATATTACTTTAAACAAAGGACAATCCTATATTCTTGACGGTATTGGAAACAGCACCGGAAACTTTGATGGTTTTATTGGAGCTAAAATTACCTCAAACAAACCCATCAATGTCACCAATGGAAACTTCAATGGTCAGTATGCTGGAAATTTCCCAACCAGTTCTGATATTTTAATGGATCAGGCCGTACCTGTTGACAGGCTCGGAAGTGAATTTGCTCTTGTTAAAGGCAACGGAAGTATTGGAGCCAATATGGAAGGAGCCGTGGTTATTGCTACCCAGGACAATACTCAGATCTACGTAAATAATGAATTATTACCTATCGCTACACTGAATACCGGAAAATATTTTGTTATTCCTGATACTAAGTACAGTCTTCAGGGTGGTGGTCATTACAATTTATATATTAAAACTTCTAAGAATGCCTATGTTTACCAGATTTTAGCAGGAGATTCAAATACGGTGAGTGAAGTAGCTACCGGAGGTTTCAATTTTATTCCTGCTTTAAACTGCTATCTTCCCAAACAAATTAACGAATTGGGTTTTATCAACGAAAATTTTGTTCATTCCAATATAAACCCTTCCGGAGTTCTTAATATTCCCACAAAACTGAATCTGATTACAGAAAAAGGAGCGATAGTTACCGTAAATGGAGGCACTCCACCCGCCTCTACAGGGCCTTACAATATGACAGGAACCAATAACTGGGTTACTTATGGAATTCCCAATATTACAGGAACCATAACAATAGTTTCCAGTAAAGCCATTACTGCAGGAATCACAGCTGGGAGTGATGCTGTGGGATATGGAGGTTTCTTTGCAGGCTTTCCTACACAACCCGTTATTTTAAAATCCGGAGGATCATGCATTCCTGGAATTGAACTTACAGTAGATCCCATTATTTATGACACCTACCAATGGTATAGAAACGGAATAGCAATTTCAGGAGCAAACAACTCCTCCATCACTCCTACCCAATCCGGTTATTATACCTGCTCTGTAACAATGGGAAGCTGTGCTCCTTTAGTTACTGAACAGTTTAAAGTAACAAATTGTACAAAACTGACTGCTACAGCTTATGATGTATGTAGTACTCAGATCATTACTCCAACCTTCAGTAATTCATCACAAATTCCGGTACCCTCTACTGTAGCTATCACCACTCCGCCAGCACTAGGTACAGCGGTGATAAATCCTACCACCGGAATCATTACCTATACCGTCAATACTCCCGGCACAGCAGGAAATGATACCTTTACCTACACTTTCTGTGGAAATGACCCTGACTTTCCTGATTGCGAAACGGTAACTGTAAAGATCAATATTAAAGCTATTATTCCTACTAATGCAGTATTATTTGCTTGTGATGTAAATGGAAAAGGAACATTTGACCTTACAACGGCCAGTGTAACAACTAACAGCCCTGTTACTAAAACCTACTATCCGACACTAGCAGATGCACAAACAGAAAACCCGGCAGCTCTAATTACCACTCCTAATGTTTATTCAGGAACAAACGGTACTATCATTTATGCTGTACTCAAAAATACACTTGGATGTAAAAGCATTGCCCAAATCACTCTATCTCTTTATAATAAGGCCACAGTACCGGATAATTACAATGGTACATTCTGTGATGATAATTTTGATGGAACCGTAAACATCCTTCTCTCTAACATTACACCAATTATCCTTAACAATCCTAATTATTTTACAGTAAGATACTATGCAAATTTAGCAGATGCCAACGCAGGAAACACGATCACCCTTCCTAATAACTGGAGTTATACCACAACCACTACAATTTACATCAGAGTAGATTCTCCTGATGGATGTCCTCCTGTTATTAAACCTCTAAAATTCAGTATTGGCGACAAAATAAAGTTAGCAAGCCAATCCGTAACAGAAAATGTATGTGATGATGATCTGGATGGGATAAAAACCGTAAACCTTGTCCAGTTTATTCCTATGTTTATTGTGGATCCGAATGTTACTTTTACTTTTCATGGAAGCTTAGCTGATGCCCAGAACAACACCAACCCGCTAGCAGCAACAGTAAATATTACAACACCACAAACGTTTTATATCCGTTTTGAAAAAAATGGAAGTTGTCCGGAAGTAGCTTCCATCAAAATCTCCATTAAAATTCCTAAAACGTCAGCCCTTCTTGTAGATCAGATGATTTGCCCTAAAACGACAACAACACTGAATGCAGGACCAGGATTTGATAAATACTTATGGAGTACAGGAGCAACCACCCCTTCCATTACTAACGTATCTGCCGGAGGCTATTGGGTGGAACTTACTTCTAACGGATGTACTTACAAACAGAGTGTAAATGTTACTGAATACACAATACCAACCATCACATCCATTGAAATTGATGGCACAACCGTGAAAATTGGTGTAAGTGGTGGTACTCCACCCTACGAATACTCTTTGGATGGTGTTATATGGCAGACTTCAAATATTTTCTATGATGTACCAAGAGGTGCTCATTATGTGGTGGTAAGAGATTCTAAAATGTGTGCAGAAGTGAAAAAGGAATTCGCTATTATTAACCTTATCAATACCATTACTCCCAATGGAGACGGGCTTAACGAAACGATAGATTATTCAGCCTTAATGTCCCACGATAATCTTGTATTCAGGATCTTTGACCGATATGGAGCTGAACTTTTCAGAGGAACTCGTGAGAACCGGTATATCTGGGATGGAAGAGTTGGAGGCAGATATACTCCTACAGCCACTTATTGGTACTTTATCAGCTGGACAGAATATGGGTCCTCGGTTTCAATAAAGCATTCAAGCTGGTTGTTGGTAAGACATAGATAA
- the trmB gene encoding tRNA (guanosine(46)-N7)-methyltransferase TrmB, with protein MGKNKLARFAENKILPNVIQPTREKALEGFELKGKWREDFFKNDNPIVLELGCGKGEYSVGLAKTFPEKNFIGVDIKGARFWFGAKEAVENNMNNVAFLRTQIELVEYFFAENEVDEIWITFPDPQIKYKRTKHRLTHPDFLARYKKFLKPGGIIHLKTDSEFLHGYTLGYLQGAGHEIISAHHDIYGAPEYDPNTEHLRDIKTYYEELFSAKGKTITYIKFRIN; from the coding sequence ATGGGCAAGAATAAATTAGCAAGATTTGCAGAAAACAAGATATTACCAAATGTAATTCAACCTACAAGAGAAAAGGCTTTAGAGGGCTTTGAACTTAAAGGAAAATGGAGAGAGGATTTCTTTAAAAATGACAACCCAATTGTTCTGGAACTAGGCTGCGGAAAAGGAGAATATTCTGTTGGACTGGCCAAAACATTTCCTGAAAAGAACTTTATCGGGGTTGATATTAAAGGAGCAAGATTCTGGTTTGGAGCAAAAGAGGCTGTAGAAAACAATATGAACAATGTTGCTTTTTTAAGAACACAGATTGAACTTGTAGAATATTTCTTTGCTGAAAATGAAGTGGATGAAATCTGGATTACCTTCCCGGATCCCCAAATCAAATATAAAAGAACAAAACATAGATTGACACACCCGGACTTTTTAGCCCGTTATAAAAAATTCCTGAAGCCAGGAGGAATTATCCACCTTAAAACGGACTCGGAATTCCTTCACGGATATACACTGGGGTATTTACAGGGAGCAGGACATGAAATCATTTCAGCTCATCACGATATCTACGGAGCCCCGGAATATGATCCTAATACGGAACATCTGAGAGACATCAAAACGTATTATGAAGAACTATTCTCAGCAAAAGGAAAAACAATAACCTATATAAAATTCCGGATCAACTGA
- a CDS encoding DUF6759 domain-containing protein — MKKKILTILFFTFLTPGFTYAQKSSKDILKSTNIKEIEEYLKTAHPDDPKKSVLKPKLIALKNSEWTKGARAAKPMEARPVIADIPKNAMKDPNSNEAEEFKRLIAETSAEHKEKTAQLLNTMLNEDITKKESILLFKNNSDCNIVLRIEGKEYYNLAVPAHGENFIIVNKGFYTLNSNVCDMKYFSQKDIKRSIFVTIDNPGQPGTQQVSVIKDPPDKPLKKRKAKK, encoded by the coding sequence ATGAAAAAAAAAATTTTGACGATTTTATTTTTCACTTTCCTTACCCCTGGCTTTACATACGCACAAAAAAGCAGTAAAGACATCTTAAAAAGCACAAATATCAAGGAAATTGAAGAATATCTTAAGACCGCACACCCTGACGATCCTAAAAAGAGTGTGCTGAAACCTAAACTTATTGCTTTAAAAAACTCTGAGTGGACAAAAGGAGCACGTGCTGCCAAACCCATGGAGGCCAGACCTGTTATTGCTGATATCCCCAAAAACGCGATGAAAGATCCCAATTCTAATGAAGCGGAAGAATTTAAGCGCTTAATTGCCGAAACATCTGCAGAGCATAAAGAGAAAACTGCACAGCTCTTAAATACAATGCTTAATGAGGATATTACCAAAAAAGAATCTATTCTTTTATTTAAGAATAATTCAGACTGTAATATTGTGCTCAGGATAGAAGGAAAAGAGTACTATAATCTTGCAGTTCCCGCTCACGGAGAAAACTTCATTATCGTTAATAAAGGCTTTTATACACTCAACAGTAATGTTTGCGATATGAAGTACTTCTCTCAGAAAGATATAAAAAGAAGTATCTTTGTGACCATAGACAATCCGGGCCAGCCAGGAACTCAACAAGTCTCTGTGATAAAGGATCCACCTGATAAACCATTAAAAAAAAGAAAAGCAAAAAAATAA
- a CDS encoding DUF6759 domain-containing protein encodes MKKILLLLASVLFFSVSAQKKGKDYSEILKSNNIYEINAFLRDAHPDDPRRSVLKPRVMEMMKEYIKNAHPEDQKVKDMQEMLALLRRRPSTKITFDEMNAIIKQKQIAKYKAELAAKKSTETYTPSNAQNTFVVNASANAAIPNAEAEEFNMLMNISPIEHQNKTVKILNSLFDNDPNAKECIVLIQNQSDCNIIVRMEGVGNTKYRLAVPAHKDNSIVVEKGQYLFTSLVCGAQYASQKTIQKPIMVALGSATAK; translated from the coding sequence ATGAAAAAAATACTTTTACTTCTTGCCTCGGTCTTGTTTTTCAGCGTTTCTGCCCAAAAGAAGGGAAAAGATTACAGCGAAATTCTGAAAAGCAATAATATCTATGAAATCAACGCGTTCTTGAGAGATGCTCATCCTGATGATCCCCGGAGATCTGTCCTAAAGCCACGGGTTATGGAAATGATGAAGGAATATATCAAAAATGCCCATCCTGAAGATCAGAAAGTAAAAGACATGCAGGAGATGCTGGCCTTATTAAGAAGGCGGCCTTCCACCAAGATCACTTTTGATGAAATGAATGCCATTATCAAACAGAAACAGATCGCCAAATATAAAGCTGAACTTGCCGCCAAAAAATCAACAGAAACTTATACACCCAGCAACGCACAAAATACTTTTGTTGTTAACGCATCAGCTAATGCAGCTATTCCCAATGCAGAAGCAGAGGAATTCAATATGCTGATGAATATCTCTCCTATTGAGCATCAAAATAAAACCGTTAAAATTCTTAACTCCTTATTTGACAATGATCCCAATGCTAAAGAATGCATTGTTCTCATTCAAAATCAATCTGACTGTAATATTATTGTAAGAATGGAAGGGGTGGGAAATACAAAGTATAGACTTGCCGTTCCGGCTCATAAAGACAACTCAATTGTAGTAGAAAAAGGCCAGTATCTTTTTACAAGTCTGGTTTGCGGCGCCCAATATGCATCACAAAAAACCATTCAAAAACCAATCATGGTTGCCTTAGGCAGCGCAACAGCAAAATAA